Proteins encoded within one genomic window of Panicum virgatum strain AP13 chromosome 1N, P.virgatum_v5, whole genome shotgun sequence:
- the LOC120657560 gene encoding casein kinase I-like isoform X2: protein MDHVVGGKFKLGKKIGSGSFGELFLAVNVQTGEEVAVKLENVKTKHPQLHYESKLYMLLQGGTGIPHLKWFGVEGEYNVMVIDLLGPSLEDLFNYCSRKFSLKTVLMLADQMINRVEYMHQKGFLHRDIKPDNFLMGLGRKANQVYIIDYGLAKKYRDLQTHKHIPYRENKNLTGTARYASVNTHLGVEQSRRDDLESLGYVLMYFLRGSLPWQGLKAGTKKQKYDKISEKKMLTPVEVLCKSYPTEFISYFHYCRSLRFEDKPDYSYLKRLFRDLFIREGYQFDYVFDWTILKYPQIGSNPRMRASERTSGAAGPSMDKIEKTPAGEASGRRNPTGSINQSDNYAQRPRETVSMSLKEIMHSTDRSGERTVERPRTSSRTGSASRRAIASSSRPGSSVEPSEQQYNRTSRLFSSNSGSRPSSTQRVNPSPGESRATSLSRAAVARGSRDEPLHRSLELLSLGGGKRK from the exons ATGGATCATGTGGTCGGGGGCAAGTTCAAGCTGGGCAAGAAGATCGGGAGTGGATCGTTCGGGGAGCTCTTCCTCG CTGTGAATGTGCAGACTGGAGAGGAGGTCGCTGTCAAGCTG GAAAATGTGAAGACAAAGCACCCACAGCTTCATTATGAGTCGAAGCTCTACATGCTTCTCCAAGGAGGAA CTGGCATTCCACACTTGAAGTGGTTTGGTGTTGAGGGGGAGTATAATGTCATGGTGATCGATCTTCTTGGGCCTAGCCTTGAGGACTTATTCAACTACTGTAGCAGAAAGTTCTCGCTGAAGACTGTGCTCATGCTTGCAGATCAAATG ATTAATCGTGTTGAGTACATGCATCAGAAGGGTTTTCTTCACCGTGATATAAAGCCTGATAATTTCCTTATGGGGCTTGGTAGGAAAGCCAATCAG GTGTATATAATAGACTATGGGCTTGCAAAGAAATATAGGGATCTTCAGACTCACAAGCACATCCCCTACAG AGAGAACAAGAACCTCACTGGAACTGCACGATATGCAAGTGTCAATACGCACCTTGGCGTTG AGCAAAGCAGGAGAGATGATTTAGAATCTCTCGGTTATGTCCTTATGTACTTCCTTAGGGGCAG CCTACCATGGCAGGGGCTGAAAGCAGGAACCAAGAAACAGAAATATGACAAAATCAGTGAGAAAAAGATGCTTACTCCTGTGGAG GTACTCTGCAAATCATACCCAACAGAGTTTATTTCCTACTTTCACTACTGTCGTTCATTGCGGTTTGAAGACAAGCCTGATTATTCTTACCTGAAAAGACTATTCCGCGATCTCTTCATTCGGGAAG GATACCAGTTTGATTATGTGTTTGACTGGACCATTTTGAAATATCCCCAGATAGGTTCCAACCCACGGATGAGG GCAAGTGAAAGAACTAGTGGAGCCGCTGGACCTTCTATGGATAAGATTGAGAAGACCCCAG CAGGCGAAGCGTCCGGTAGGAGGAATCCAACTGGCTCTATAAATCAGAGTGACAATTATGCGCAGCGACCACGTGAGACCGTATCTATGTCATTAAAGGAAATC ATGCATagcacagaccggtctggggAAAGGACTGTGGAGAGACCTCGTACATCCTCTCGTACAGGCAGCGCATCAAGGAGAGCTATCGCATCAAGCAGCAGGCCAGGCTCATCTGTGGAACCAAGCGAGCAGCAGTATAACCGGACAAGCAGGTTGTTCTCTAGCAACAGTGGCAGTCGTCCATCAAGCACCCAGAGAGTGAACCCATCGCCAGGCGAGTCAAGGGCCACCTCCCTTTCACGGGCAGCAGTTGCGAGAGGCTCCCGTGATGAGCCGCTCCACCGCAGCCTGGAGCTTCTGTCCCTGGGTGGCGGTAAAAGGAAATGA
- the LOC120657560 gene encoding casein kinase I-like isoform X1, with the protein MDHVVGGKFKLGKKIGSGSFGELFLAVNVQTGEEVAVKLENVKTKHPQLHYESKLYMLLQGGTGIPHLKWFGVEGEYNVMVIDLLGPSLEDLFNYCSRKFSLKTVLMLADQMINRVEYMHQKGFLHRDIKPDNFLMGLGRKANQVYIIDYGLAKKYRDLQTHKHIPYRENKNLTGTARYASVNTHLGVEQSRRDDLESLGYVLMYFLRGSLPWQGLKAGTKKQKYDKISEKKMLTPVEVLCKSYPTEFISYFHYCRSLRFEDKPDYSYLKRLFRDLFIREGYQFDYVFDWTILKYPQIGSNPRMRASERTSGAAGPSMDKIEKTPGEASGRRNPTGSINQSDNYAQRPRETVSMSLKEIMHSTDRSGERTVERPRTSSRTGSASRRAIASSSRPGSSVEPSEQQYNRTSRLFSSNSGSRPSSTQRVNPSPGESRATSLSRAAVARGSRDEPLHRSLELLSLGGGKRK; encoded by the exons ATGGATCATGTGGTCGGGGGCAAGTTCAAGCTGGGCAAGAAGATCGGGAGTGGATCGTTCGGGGAGCTCTTCCTCG CTGTGAATGTGCAGACTGGAGAGGAGGTCGCTGTCAAGCTG GAAAATGTGAAGACAAAGCACCCACAGCTTCATTATGAGTCGAAGCTCTACATGCTTCTCCAAGGAGGAA CTGGCATTCCACACTTGAAGTGGTTTGGTGTTGAGGGGGAGTATAATGTCATGGTGATCGATCTTCTTGGGCCTAGCCTTGAGGACTTATTCAACTACTGTAGCAGAAAGTTCTCGCTGAAGACTGTGCTCATGCTTGCAGATCAAATG ATTAATCGTGTTGAGTACATGCATCAGAAGGGTTTTCTTCACCGTGATATAAAGCCTGATAATTTCCTTATGGGGCTTGGTAGGAAAGCCAATCAG GTGTATATAATAGACTATGGGCTTGCAAAGAAATATAGGGATCTTCAGACTCACAAGCACATCCCCTACAG AGAGAACAAGAACCTCACTGGAACTGCACGATATGCAAGTGTCAATACGCACCTTGGCGTTG AGCAAAGCAGGAGAGATGATTTAGAATCTCTCGGTTATGTCCTTATGTACTTCCTTAGGGGCAG CCTACCATGGCAGGGGCTGAAAGCAGGAACCAAGAAACAGAAATATGACAAAATCAGTGAGAAAAAGATGCTTACTCCTGTGGAG GTACTCTGCAAATCATACCCAACAGAGTTTATTTCCTACTTTCACTACTGTCGTTCATTGCGGTTTGAAGACAAGCCTGATTATTCTTACCTGAAAAGACTATTCCGCGATCTCTTCATTCGGGAAG GATACCAGTTTGATTATGTGTTTGACTGGACCATTTTGAAATATCCCCAGATAGGTTCCAACCCACGGATGAGG GCAAGTGAAAGAACTAGTGGAGCCGCTGGACCTTCTATGGATAAGATTGAGAAGACCCCAG GCGAAGCGTCCGGTAGGAGGAATCCAACTGGCTCTATAAATCAGAGTGACAATTATGCGCAGCGACCACGTGAGACCGTATCTATGTCATTAAAGGAAATC ATGCATagcacagaccggtctggggAAAGGACTGTGGAGAGACCTCGTACATCCTCTCGTACAGGCAGCGCATCAAGGAGAGCTATCGCATCAAGCAGCAGGCCAGGCTCATCTGTGGAACCAAGCGAGCAGCAGTATAACCGGACAAGCAGGTTGTTCTCTAGCAACAGTGGCAGTCGTCCATCAAGCACCCAGAGAGTGAACCCATCGCCAGGCGAGTCAAGGGCCACCTCCCTTTCACGGGCAGCAGTTGCGAGAGGCTCCCGTGATGAGCCGCTCCACCGCAGCCTGGAGCTTCTGTCCCTGGGTGGCGGTAAAAGGAAATGA
- the LOC120657562 gene encoding ABC transporter I family member 19-like isoform X1: MTGEGNGDEGWRRSGIEVSALQFGYDGQPPLFARFNLRVAPGSRCLLVGANGSGKTTLLKILAGKHMVGGRDVVRVLNGSAFHDTQLVCNGDLSYLGGSWSRTIGSAGDVPLQGDFSAEHMIFGVDGVDPVRREKLIDLLDIDLQWRMHKVSDGQRRRVQICMGLLHPYKVLLLDEITVDLDVVTRMDLLDFFKEECEQREATIVYATHIFDGLETWATDIAYIQEGELRKTAKYSDIEELKNAKNLLTVVESWLRSETKLPKKDPPPRSETQPRRSSPFDNSPFRSSRHMAYYR, from the exons aTGACCGGCGAAGGAAACGGAGACGAAGGGTGGAGGCGGAGCGGCATCGAGGTCAGCGCCCTGCAGTTCGGCTACGACGGGCAGCCGCCGCTCTTCGCGCGATTCAACCTCCGCGTCGCCCCTGGCTCCCGCTGCCTCCTCGTCGGCGCCAATGGATCAG GCAAGACTACACTCTTGAAGATTCTTGCCGGAAAGCATATGGTTGGAGGAAGGGATGTGGTCCGTGTTCTCAACGGTTCAGCTTTTCATGACACACAGTTGGTGTGCAATGGTGACCTTTCATACTTGGGGGGCTCGTGGAGCCGGACTATTGGTTCAGCT GGTGATGTTCCGCTGCAAGGTGACTTCTCTGCCGAGCACATGATTTTTGGAG TTGACGGGGTTGATCCTGTTAGGCGAGAGAAGCTGATTGATCTGCTAGACATTGATCTGCAATGGCGCATGCATAAAGTTTCAGATGGACAGCGCCGCAGGGTGCAAATCTGCATGGGTCTTCTTCATCCATATAAG GTGCTTTTACTTGATGAAATCACCGTTGATCTGGATGTTGTGACCAGAATGGATCTCCTTGACTTCTTTAAGGAAGAGTGCGAACAG AGAGAAGCCACCATCGTGTACGCCACCCATATATTCGATGGCCTAGAGACATGGGCTACCGACATTGCATATATCCAGGAAGGCGAACTGAGAAAAACAGCAAAATACTCGGACATCGAAGAGCTGAAGAATGCTAAAAACTTGCTGACCGTGGTTGAGTCATGGCTCCGATCAGAGACCAAACTCCCCAAGAAGGATCCTCCACCACGTTCAGAGACCCAGCCCAGGCGCTCCTCGCCGTTTGATAATTCTCCTTTCCGCTCATCTCGCCACATGGCATACTACCGTTGA
- the LOC120657562 gene encoding ABC transporter I family member 19-like isoform X2, giving the protein MVGGRDVVRVLNGSAFHDTQLVCNGDLSYLGGSWSRTIGSAGDVPLQGDFSAEHMIFGVDGVDPVRREKLIDLLDIDLQWRMHKVSDGQRRRVQICMGLLHPYKVLLLDEITVDLDVVTRMDLLDFFKEECEQREATIVYATHIFDGLETWATDIAYIQEGELRKTAKYSDIEELKNAKNLLTVVESWLRSETKLPKKDPPPRSETQPRRSSPFDNSPFRSSRHMAYYR; this is encoded by the exons ATGGTTGGAGGAAGGGATGTGGTCCGTGTTCTCAACGGTTCAGCTTTTCATGACACACAGTTGGTGTGCAATGGTGACCTTTCATACTTGGGGGGCTCGTGGAGCCGGACTATTGGTTCAGCT GGTGATGTTCCGCTGCAAGGTGACTTCTCTGCCGAGCACATGATTTTTGGAG TTGACGGGGTTGATCCTGTTAGGCGAGAGAAGCTGATTGATCTGCTAGACATTGATCTGCAATGGCGCATGCATAAAGTTTCAGATGGACAGCGCCGCAGGGTGCAAATCTGCATGGGTCTTCTTCATCCATATAAG GTGCTTTTACTTGATGAAATCACCGTTGATCTGGATGTTGTGACCAGAATGGATCTCCTTGACTTCTTTAAGGAAGAGTGCGAACAG AGAGAAGCCACCATCGTGTACGCCACCCATATATTCGATGGCCTAGAGACATGGGCTACCGACATTGCATATATCCAGGAAGGCGAACTGAGAAAAACAGCAAAATACTCGGACATCGAAGAGCTGAAGAATGCTAAAAACTTGCTGACCGTGGTTGAGTCATGGCTCCGATCAGAGACCAAACTCCCCAAGAAGGATCCTCCACCACGTTCAGAGACCCAGCCCAGGCGCTCCTCGCCGTTTGATAATTCTCCTTTCCGCTCATCTCGCCACATGGCATACTACCGTTGA